The Rhizobium grahamii DNA window CCGTGACAGCTCGCGATGACCTTACGGATCAGTTCGGCTTCCTGCCTGAAGGCGACCCCACGTGTAAAGTGGGGTATCTCAAGTTCCTACTTCAGCATCGGCCAAGTGTCGGAGAGCTTGTAGCCTCCGGGGAATGGATCGGCGGGATCGAGCATCAATTGGGCGGTCCCGCTGATCCACGCACTGCCAGTGATCGACGGCACGATCGCTTTCTGGTCGGCGATCGTCGTCTCCCTGACGATCTTCCCGACGAACTTGGTGCCGATGATTGAGACGCCGGTCAGGCTCTCGCCTTCGTGCAACTGGCCGCGCGCGTTGAGAAGTGCCATACGCGCCGAGACAGCCGTACCGGTCGGCGAGCGGTCGATCTTGCCGGGTTGGATGGCGACGACGGATTTTGCCTGGAGGTTGCCATCCTCGCGATAGGGCTTCCCAGCGAAGAGGCAGAACGAGATATGGTTCCAGCCCGTATCTTCGGGATGCGAGAAGCCCAACTGTTGGTTTGCCGCATTGGTGATCTTGATGCCCGTTTCGGCGATCAGTCGGGCGTTCTCGGGAGCAAGCTCGATGCCGACCTGTTCCGGGTCCACGACGACGAAACTGTCACCGCCATAGGCTGTGTCGACGGTCAGCTTCCCAATTCCGGGTACGTCGAGCGTCGCATCCAGCCTCTGCGCGAAGCTCTTTACGTTGGTCACCGTGATACGTTCGGCCTTGCCGTTGCGGCATTGGGCTTCCACCTCGACGAGCCCGGCGGGCGCTTCAAGAACCATCTTCGTGACAGGTTCGGTCATCGGGATAATGCCGCTGTCGAGCAAAACGGTGGAGACGCAGATCGAGTTTGATCCCGACATGGGAGGCGTGTCTTCCGGTTCCATGATAATCCAGCCCATCTGTGCCTTGGGGTTCTTCGGCGGTACCAACAGGTTGACGTGCCGGAAAACGCCGCCACGCGGCTCGTTGAGCATGAAGTTCCGTAGCGTTTCGTCCTTGGCAATCCATCTCGATTGTTCCCAGATGGTCTCGCCGGGTGGTGGAGCAACGCCGCCGACGATGACGTCGCCGACTTCGCCTTCCGCATGGCAATTGACGACGTGGACGATTTTGGTAGTGCGCATCCTTGATCTCTTTCTTTGGTTCTCGCTGGTTCGTGCAGCGGATGTTCCCAGTAGAAGCGAGGTTCCCGCAAGCGTGTCGGCCGCCCGTTACGCCCAGACGTCGCCGATCGTGAAGCCCTCAGTAAACGGGTCGTCATGGTCGAGAACGATGGTGTTCAATCCATAGATCCAGCTCTTGCCGCTAACGGTCGGAACGACGGCATTCCGGTCCCCGATCTTCGTCTCCTCGACGAGACGACCAGTGTAGATGTTTCCGAGAAGGCCTTGATGGCGGAACGGCTGGTCAAGCTTGAGCTG harbors:
- a CDS encoding trans-3-hydroxy-L-proline dehydratase, whose protein sequence is MRTTKIVHVVNCHAEGEVGDVIVGGVAPPPGETIWEQSRWIAKDETLRNFMLNEPRGGVFRHVNLLVPPKNPKAQMGWIIMEPEDTPPMSGSNSICVSTVLLDSGIIPMTEPVTKMVLEAPAGLVEVEAQCRNGKAERITVTNVKSFAQRLDATLDVPGIGKLTVDTAYGGDSFVVVDPEQVGIELAPENARLIAETGIKITNAANQQLGFSHPEDTGWNHISFCLFAGKPYREDGNLQAKSVVAIQPGKIDRSPTGTAVSARMALLNARGQLHEGESLTGVSIIGTKFVGKIVRETTIADQKAIVPSITGSAWISGTAQLMLDPADPFPGGYKLSDTWPMLK